One Staphylococcus ratti DNA segment encodes these proteins:
- the topA gene encoding type I DNA topoisomerase, producing the protein MADNLVIVESPAKAKTIEKYLGKKYKVVASMGHVRDLPRSQMGVDVEDNYDPKYITIRGKGPVVKDLKRYAKKAKKVFLASDPDREGEAIAWHLAHILELEDSKENRVVFNEITKDAVKESFKNPRGIEMELVDAQQARRVLDRLVGYNISPVLWKKVKKGLSAGRVQSVALRLVIDRENEIRHFKPEEYWSIEGEFRHKKSKFTAKFLHYKGKPFKLSTKDDVAVITKALDGNEFEITNVTKKEKTRRPAHPFTTSTLQQEAARKLNFKARKTMVVAQQLYEGIDLKRKGTIGLITYMRTDSTRISKDAQAEAKSYIKSEYGEAYLTKAVSKGKQGDQDAHEAIRPTSTLRTPSEMKPFLTRDQYRLYKLIWERFVASQMAPAILDTVAVDLTQNDVKFRANGQTIKFKGFMTLYVEENDDKDKEKENRLPELKVGDVAIATKVDPAQHFTQPPPRYTEARLVKTLEELKIGRPSTYAPTIDTIQKRNYVKSENKRFVPTELGEIVHEQVKDYFPEIIDVDFTVNMETLLDKIADGEMEWKKVVSDFYNSFKQDVERAESEMEKIEIKDEPAGEDCEKCGSPMVIKMGRYGKFMACSNFPDCRNTKAIVKPIGVKCPTCKEGDVVERKSKKNRIFYGCSRYPECDFVTWDKPVGRDCPKCNHYLVEAKKGRTSQVVCSNCDYKEKVQK; encoded by the coding sequence TTGGCAGATAATCTTGTCATAGTTGAATCGCCTGCAAAAGCTAAAACGATAGAAAAGTATTTAGGGAAAAAATATAAAGTTGTGGCTTCTATGGGACATGTACGTGATTTACCAAGAAGTCAAATGGGTGTCGATGTAGAAGACAACTATGACCCTAAGTATATTACCATTCGCGGTAAAGGTCCGGTCGTTAAAGATTTAAAAAGATATGCTAAAAAAGCGAAAAAAGTTTTTCTAGCGAGTGACCCCGACCGTGAAGGTGAAGCAATTGCATGGCACTTAGCGCATATATTGGAATTAGAGGATAGTAAAGAAAATCGTGTCGTATTTAATGAAATTACAAAAGATGCGGTTAAAGAAAGTTTCAAAAACCCTAGAGGTATAGAAATGGAGCTTGTTGATGCACAACAAGCACGACGTGTATTAGATAGGCTTGTAGGTTATAACATTTCACCAGTGTTATGGAAGAAAGTGAAAAAAGGATTGTCTGCAGGTCGTGTTCAATCTGTAGCTTTAAGATTAGTCATTGATCGTGAAAATGAAATTCGTCATTTTAAACCTGAAGAATATTGGTCTATTGAAGGCGAATTTAGACATAAAAAATCAAAATTCACTGCCAAGTTTCTTCATTATAAAGGTAAGCCATTTAAGCTATCGACGAAAGATGATGTCGCAGTGATTACAAAAGCATTAGATGGTAATGAGTTTGAAATTACGAACGTAACGAAGAAAGAAAAGACACGTCGACCAGCGCATCCATTTACAACTTCAACTTTACAACAAGAAGCGGCACGTAAATTGAACTTTAAAGCGCGTAAGACAATGGTGGTGGCGCAACAGTTGTATGAAGGTATCGATTTAAAACGTAAAGGTACGATTGGTTTAATTACGTATATGCGTACAGACTCGACACGAATTTCAAAAGATGCACAAGCTGAAGCTAAAAGTTACATTAAATCAGAATACGGTGAAGCTTATTTAACCAAAGCAGTTTCTAAAGGCAAGCAAGGTGATCAAGATGCACACGAAGCAATACGTCCAACAAGTACACTTCGTACGCCATCAGAAATGAAGCCTTTCTTGACACGAGATCAATATAGACTTTATAAATTGATTTGGGAACGTTTCGTAGCAAGCCAAATGGCACCGGCAATTTTGGATACTGTAGCAGTTGATTTAACGCAAAATGATGTGAAGTTTAGAGCTAACGGGCAAACGATTAAATTTAAAGGATTTATGACGCTTTATGTGGAAGAGAATGATGACAAAGATAAAGAAAAAGAAAACCGGCTACCAGAGCTTAAAGTAGGAGATGTTGCGATAGCTACTAAAGTTGATCCGGCACAACATTTCACACAACCGCCTCCACGATATACAGAAGCGCGTCTAGTTAAAACGTTAGAAGAGCTCAAAATTGGACGTCCATCTACTTATGCACCAACGATTGACACCATTCAAAAACGTAACTACGTTAAAAGTGAGAATAAACGATTCGTTCCAACAGAATTAGGAGAAATCGTACACGAGCAAGTGAAAGATTATTTTCCTGAGATTATCGATGTAGACTTTACTGTAAATATGGAAACGCTACTTGATAAAATTGCAGATGGTGAAATGGAATGGAAAAAAGTAGTTAGCGATTTTTACAATAGCTTTAAGCAAGATGTCGAACGCGCAGAATCCGAAATGGAAAAAATTGAAATTAAGGACGAGCCTGCGGGTGAAGATTGTGAAAAATGCGGTAGCCCTATGGTCATTAAAATGGGACGCTATGGAAAATTTATGGCATGTTCTAATTTTCCTGATTGCCGTAATACGAAAGCGATTGTTAAACCTATAGGAGTTAAATGCCCAACGTGTAAAGAAGGCGACGTAGTTGAACGTAAATCAAAGAAAAATCGTATTTTTTACGGTTGTAGTCGTTATCCAGAATGTGATTTTGTCACTTGGGATAAACCAGTAGGACGAGATTGTCCTAAATGTAATCATTATCTTGTGGAAGCGAAAAAAGGACGTACTTCACAAGTCGTATGTTCAAATTGTGATTATAAAGAGAAAGTTCAAAAATAA